In one Myxococcus xanthus genomic region, the following are encoded:
- a CDS encoding phosphagen kinase: MLLHKHLTPELKSRLERLTTRNGWTLRKTIQSGLDHGDSQMGVYAGDSESYALFSPLLHPIIRDHSGHDLSGHTSDFSLDGLPQGDLDPTGEFILSTRVRVGRNLARYAFPPAIGARDRAALEAEVVQVLSGLRGHLAGKYHPLASLSEAERLELVHHHVLFQQSDRFLDSAGVNRDWPRNRGIFHSADMRFIVWVGEEDALRIISMQPGSGLAQTYLRLQTALEQFDGQLDFAQDSRLGFLTACPTNLGTAMRASVLIRLPHLSRRPDFRARCARLGLAVRGLHGEHSEARDGIHDVSNATRLGVTERDIYEQLRTGIHALMEMESAARKRGHPKVAPGN; encoded by the coding sequence ATGCTGCTCCACAAGCACCTCACCCCCGAGCTGAAATCCCGGCTCGAACGGCTCACGACACGCAACGGCTGGACGCTCCGGAAGACCATCCAGAGTGGCCTGGACCACGGAGACTCCCAGATGGGTGTCTACGCGGGTGACAGCGAGTCCTACGCGCTCTTCTCCCCGCTGCTGCATCCCATCATCCGGGACCATTCGGGCCATGACCTGAGCGGACACACGAGTGACTTCTCACTCGACGGGCTGCCCCAGGGCGACCTGGACCCCACGGGCGAGTTCATCCTCTCCACGCGGGTCCGCGTCGGACGGAACCTGGCCCGGTATGCCTTTCCTCCGGCCATTGGCGCCAGGGACAGGGCCGCGCTGGAAGCCGAGGTCGTCCAGGTCCTCTCCGGCCTGAGGGGCCACCTCGCGGGCAAATACCATCCCCTGGCCAGCCTCTCCGAGGCGGAGCGGCTGGAGCTGGTGCACCACCACGTCCTGTTCCAGCAGTCGGACCGCTTCCTGGACAGCGCGGGCGTCAACCGCGACTGGCCTCGCAACCGCGGCATCTTCCACTCCGCGGACATGCGCTTCATCGTCTGGGTCGGGGAGGAAGACGCCCTGCGCATCATCAGCATGCAGCCCGGCTCGGGGCTGGCGCAGACCTACCTCCGGCTCCAGACGGCGCTCGAGCAGTTCGACGGGCAGCTCGACTTCGCCCAGGACTCACGGCTGGGCTTCCTCACGGCGTGCCCCACCAACCTGGGCACCGCCATGCGAGCCTCCGTCCTCATCCGCCTGCCCCACTTGTCACGGCGGCCGGACTTCCGCGCGCGGTGTGCCCGCCTGGGGCTCGCGGTGCGGGGGCTGCACGGCGAACACTCCGAAGCCCGGGACGGCATCCATGATGTCTCCAATGCCACCCGTCTGGGCGTCACCGAGCGGGACATCTACGAACAGCTTCGGACGGGCATCCACGCGCTCATGGAGATGGAATCCGCGGCACGAAAGCGCGGACACCCGAAGGTGGCGCCCGGGAACTGA
- the trxA gene encoding thioredoxin: MAGQTVELTQENFERITQEAGVCVVDFWAEWCGPCRGFAPTFEAAAKEFPNITFGKLDTEAQEEVSGRMEIRSIPTLVAFKDGVEVRRASGAMSASAFATWLSKLDSVDLAVEQQRAANRKLTEEGTPPPGIPPHAEWDAGDEEWCSGDTDEEGEKHGPWKYWRADGTLCNECIFVHGKPHGPFKRFHESGEVSQDGAFEQGNLHGPRTWYASDQFTTERMHENGVSEKVRRTVMVYANGRVTQVLHYNGAGERVVPSTGEPYPTRPANLPEKAEYREDQDQWASVSLNAKAERHGLCRFWDREGQLLWECEFHEGSRHGRYHSRAVDEYADPRVRFDEGEMEDDFACGTWKLLDAEGNAVVTRDLGVVQDHETLDASEVFSNLPRSAAEWRAFAEQARADRRYREALLAMARASAVSLDAGPLKAWLESLTLPRTEASARENAEGVMNSAGDERAALADAMMRGAEAAMLLRGFAVLHDQQDRPRAALDFILAAMLLAPERSAYLFTRSLILANLGLGEQMQKDAEALAPAEPDSWKFLSAYRRVLFPRFEFWPGREPAHCTFDEVPDGPTKELDAVQAVVRKYATRLQLLRAEILSRFKPGTNVPWLPPDVSSLLPDGPVELEQTEVEDADGDSVDVDETLSTKGMGIPALSRAARGDWSALTWLLWACGVDSIRMPDALTPPADFGQAAGQATQRLWQCRNRRSRGRIDPDLPTFDFEGVALQELHPNLAGIAEEQYAETQAMFFWLTDANHVSPWQANLRG, encoded by the coding sequence TTGGCAGGACAGACCGTTGAGTTGACCCAGGAGAACTTCGAGCGCATCACCCAGGAGGCCGGGGTGTGCGTGGTGGACTTCTGGGCGGAGTGGTGTGGTCCCTGCCGCGGCTTCGCGCCGACCTTCGAGGCCGCCGCGAAGGAGTTCCCGAACATCACCTTCGGCAAGCTCGATACGGAGGCGCAGGAAGAGGTCTCCGGCCGGATGGAGATTCGCTCCATTCCCACGCTGGTGGCCTTCAAGGATGGCGTCGAGGTCCGGCGCGCCTCGGGCGCGATGTCGGCCTCGGCGTTCGCGACCTGGCTGAGCAAGCTGGACTCCGTGGACCTGGCCGTCGAGCAGCAGCGGGCGGCGAACCGCAAGCTGACGGAGGAGGGGACGCCGCCGCCTGGCATTCCGCCCCACGCGGAATGGGACGCCGGAGACGAGGAGTGGTGCTCCGGCGACACCGACGAGGAGGGTGAGAAGCACGGCCCCTGGAAGTACTGGCGCGCGGATGGAACCCTCTGCAACGAGTGCATCTTCGTCCACGGCAAGCCCCACGGCCCCTTCAAGCGCTTCCATGAGAGCGGAGAGGTGTCCCAGGATGGCGCGTTCGAGCAGGGCAATCTGCACGGCCCGCGCACCTGGTACGCGTCCGACCAATTCACCACCGAGCGGATGCATGAGAACGGCGTCAGCGAGAAGGTCCGCCGCACGGTGATGGTCTACGCGAACGGCCGCGTGACGCAGGTGCTGCACTACAATGGCGCCGGCGAACGCGTGGTGCCCTCCACCGGAGAGCCGTACCCCACGCGGCCCGCGAACCTCCCCGAGAAGGCTGAGTACCGCGAGGACCAGGACCAGTGGGCGTCCGTGTCGCTCAACGCGAAGGCCGAGCGGCACGGGCTGTGCCGATTCTGGGACCGGGAGGGGCAGCTCCTCTGGGAGTGCGAATTCCACGAAGGCAGCCGGCATGGCCGCTATCACTCCCGCGCCGTGGACGAGTACGCGGACCCTCGGGTGCGGTTCGACGAAGGGGAGATGGAGGACGACTTCGCGTGCGGCACGTGGAAGTTGCTGGATGCGGAGGGCAACGCTGTCGTCACCCGGGACCTGGGCGTTGTCCAGGACCACGAGACGTTGGATGCCTCGGAGGTGTTCTCGAACCTTCCGAGGAGCGCCGCTGAATGGCGTGCGTTCGCCGAGCAGGCTCGGGCGGACCGGCGATACCGGGAGGCGCTGCTGGCCATGGCGCGGGCAAGCGCCGTGTCGCTGGATGCGGGCCCGCTGAAGGCATGGCTCGAGTCGCTCACCCTGCCTCGAACGGAGGCGAGTGCTCGCGAGAATGCCGAAGGCGTGATGAACAGCGCGGGGGATGAGCGGGCGGCGTTGGCGGATGCGATGATGCGTGGCGCGGAGGCCGCGATGTTGCTTCGGGGCTTCGCGGTGCTCCACGACCAGCAGGACCGGCCCCGGGCGGCGTTGGACTTCATCCTGGCCGCGATGCTGCTCGCGCCGGAGCGCTCGGCGTACCTGTTCACTCGGAGCCTCATCCTGGCGAACCTGGGGCTGGGCGAGCAGATGCAGAAGGACGCGGAGGCGCTGGCGCCGGCGGAGCCGGATTCGTGGAAGTTCCTCTCGGCTTACCGGCGGGTGCTGTTTCCGCGCTTCGAGTTCTGGCCGGGACGTGAGCCCGCGCACTGCACGTTCGATGAGGTCCCCGACGGGCCCACGAAGGAGCTGGACGCGGTGCAGGCCGTGGTCCGCAAGTACGCCACTCGACTCCAGTTGCTGCGCGCGGAGATTCTCTCCCGCTTCAAGCCCGGCACGAACGTGCCCTGGCTGCCGCCCGATGTGTCGTCCTTGCTGCCGGACGGGCCCGTCGAACTGGAGCAGACGGAGGTCGAGGACGCGGATGGTGACTCGGTGGATGTCGACGAGACGCTGTCCACGAAGGGGATGGGGATTCCGGCCTTGTCCCGTGCGGCCCGTGGAGACTGGAGCGCGCTGACCTGGCTCTTGTGGGCGTGCGGGGTGGATTCGATTCGGATGCCGGATGCGCTGACGCCTCCGGCCGACTTCGGTCAGGCCGCGGGACAGGCCACGCAGCGGCTGTGGCAGTGCCGCAACCGGCGGTCCCGTGGTCGCATCGACCCGGACCTGCCAACGTTCGATTTCGAAGGGGTTGCCCTCCAGGAGCTGCATCCCAATCTGGCGGGGATTGCCGAAGAGCAGTACGCGGAGACGCAGGCGATGTTCTTCTGGCTGACCGACGCGAACCACGTGTCTCCGTGGCAGGCCAATCTGAGGGGGTAG
- a CDS encoding ABC transporter permease, whose protein sequence is MSTLRIGEGFEELIDWMGTRGAPVFDAIRSGLTACINGLESALLLPPSYAIITVLMVLAWRLSGLGTAVFTALGMLLIQDMGLWKATMETLALVLSSAMVALVLGIPLGIWAAYSRVVERVLRPALDLMQTMPAFVYLIPAVLFFRLGKVPGVVATVIFAMPPAVRLTNLGIRQVPTEVVEAAIAFGATPRQTLLNVQLPIAVPTLLAGVNQTIMLSLSMVVISAMIGAGGLGEQVLKGITQLRIGLGFESGIAVVILAIVLDRLTHALGKPRTRSS, encoded by the coding sequence ATGAGCACACTGAGAATCGGCGAAGGCTTCGAGGAGCTGATTGACTGGATGGGCACGCGCGGCGCGCCGGTGTTCGACGCCATCCGTTCGGGGCTCACGGCCTGCATCAACGGCCTGGAGAGCGCGCTGCTCCTGCCGCCCAGCTACGCCATCATCACGGTGTTGATGGTGCTCGCCTGGCGCCTGTCCGGCCTGGGCACGGCCGTCTTCACGGCGCTGGGCATGCTGCTCATCCAGGACATGGGCCTGTGGAAGGCGACCATGGAGACGCTGGCGCTGGTCCTCAGCTCGGCGATGGTGGCGCTGGTACTGGGCATCCCCCTGGGCATCTGGGCCGCGTACAGCCGCGTCGTGGAGCGGGTGCTGCGGCCCGCCCTGGACCTGATGCAGACGATGCCCGCCTTCGTCTACCTCATCCCCGCGGTGCTCTTCTTCCGGCTGGGGAAGGTGCCCGGCGTGGTGGCCACCGTCATCTTCGCCATGCCGCCCGCGGTGCGCCTCACCAACCTGGGCATCCGGCAGGTGCCCACTGAAGTCGTGGAGGCCGCCATCGCGTTTGGCGCGACGCCGCGTCAGACGCTGCTCAACGTCCAGCTCCCCATCGCCGTCCCCACGCTGCTGGCCGGAGTGAACCAGACCATCATGCTGTCGCTGTCCATGGTGGTCATCTCCGCCATGATTGGCGCGGGGGGACTGGGCGAGCAGGTCCTGAAGGGCATCACCCAGCTCCGCATCGGGCTGGGCTTCGAGAGCGGCATCGCGGTGGTCATCCTGGCCATCGTGTTGGACCGCCTGACTCATGCGCTGGGCAAGCCCCGGACGCGCTCATCATGA
- a CDS encoding S28 family serine protease, whose protein sequence is MSHSILLLLPLLLALTQTACGGDTPEPRQDAGIQTPDAGRDDAGTDDAGTDDAGTDDAGTEPDDAGTDDAGTEPDDAGTDDAGTEPDDAGTDDAGTEPDDAGTDDAGTEPDDAGTDDAGTGEEDGGSGPTDGGTGDGGTEPQECPFGPPDGGVSNPGDPTVIQDPTADILDRLRAIPGLTVAENPNGVTVPAGHRFFVMEYDQPADHARPECQRFKQRLVLLHRSVTAPMVFYASGYYVSLNAGRRELTTLLAANQLSIEHRFFLPSRPEPADWSQLTIKQSADDFHRVAQAIKQIYSASWVSTGVSKGGETMVFYRRFHPEDVDATVAYVAPLVRGEDERFPAFQATVGGPQLEGCREQIHTFQRAVLNRRQEMVALLRAYAVNQGLTYNHLGFERALEHAVIETYFAFWQYSLPQYCDAFPDDTASPEYMLDIIDWAVGLEAFSDNSSSGIAAYYPYYYQASLELGWPKPYEAHLGSLIQYPGTNIAPVYSTPGVPVVFRPQAMQDIEDWLVTHGERVMFIYGDLDPWTAAAFPLGNAQDSFVFTAPGGNHGSTFNWLPTTLRDQAQDIVRRWAGVPSLKHAPVPLPEADTVEFGPHLPPRRLQPPPAP, encoded by the coding sequence TTGTCTCACTCCATCCTGCTGCTACTTCCGCTGCTGCTGGCCTTGACACAGACGGCCTGCGGCGGCGACACGCCCGAGCCCCGCCAGGATGCAGGCATCCAGACGCCCGACGCAGGCAGGGACGATGCGGGCACCGATGACGCGGGCACCGATGACGCAGGTACGGACGACGCGGGCACGGAGCCGGACGACGCAGGCACCGACGACGCGGGCACGGAGCCGGACGACGCAGGCACCGACGACGCGGGCACGGAGCCGGACGACGCAGGCACCGACGACGCGGGCACGGAGCCGGACGACGCAGGCACCGACGACGCGGGCACGGAGCCGGACGACGCGGGCACCGATGACGCGGGCACGGGTGAGGAGGACGGAGGCTCGGGCCCGACGGACGGGGGCACCGGAGACGGGGGCACGGAACCACAGGAGTGCCCGTTCGGGCCGCCGGATGGCGGTGTCTCGAACCCGGGCGACCCGACTGTCATCCAGGACCCGACCGCGGACATCCTGGACCGGCTGCGGGCCATTCCCGGCCTCACCGTCGCGGAGAACCCCAACGGCGTCACGGTCCCCGCGGGTCACCGCTTCTTTGTCATGGAGTACGACCAGCCCGCCGACCACGCACGCCCCGAGTGCCAGCGATTCAAGCAGCGATTGGTCCTTCTGCACCGTTCGGTCACGGCGCCCATGGTCTTCTACGCGAGCGGCTACTACGTGTCCCTGAACGCGGGCCGTCGCGAGCTGACGACGTTGCTGGCCGCGAATCAGCTCTCCATCGAGCACCGCTTCTTCCTGCCCAGCCGTCCGGAGCCCGCTGACTGGAGCCAGCTCACCATCAAGCAGTCAGCGGACGACTTCCACCGGGTCGCTCAGGCAATCAAGCAAATCTATTCCGCGTCCTGGGTGTCCACGGGCGTCAGCAAGGGCGGAGAGACCATGGTGTTCTACCGCCGGTTCCACCCGGAGGACGTGGACGCGACGGTGGCCTATGTGGCGCCGCTCGTGCGCGGCGAAGATGAGCGTTTCCCCGCCTTCCAAGCCACCGTGGGAGGTCCGCAGCTGGAGGGGTGCCGCGAGCAAATCCACACCTTCCAGCGCGCCGTACTGAACCGCCGCCAGGAGATGGTGGCGCTGCTGCGCGCCTATGCCGTGAACCAGGGCCTCACCTACAACCACCTTGGCTTCGAGCGGGCCCTGGAGCACGCCGTCATCGAGACGTACTTCGCCTTCTGGCAGTACTCCCTCCCCCAGTACTGCGACGCGTTCCCGGATGACACGGCGTCGCCTGAGTACATGCTGGACATCATTGACTGGGCGGTGGGCCTTGAAGCGTTCTCCGACAACAGCAGCTCCGGCATTGCCGCGTACTACCCCTACTACTACCAGGCGAGTCTGGAGCTGGGCTGGCCCAAGCCCTACGAGGCGCACCTGGGCAGCCTCATCCAGTACCCCGGGACGAACATCGCGCCGGTGTACTCGACGCCCGGCGTGCCGGTCGTGTTCCGGCCCCAGGCCATGCAGGACATCGAGGACTGGCTCGTGACGCATGGCGAGCGGGTGATGTTCATCTATGGCGACCTGGACCCGTGGACCGCGGCGGCGTTCCCGCTCGGCAACGCCCAGGACTCCTTCGTGTTCACGGCTCCGGGCGGCAACCACGGAAGCACCTTCAACTGGCTTCCCACCACCCTTCGGGACCAGGCCCAGGACATCGTGCGGCGCTGGGCAGGCGTCCCGTCACTGAAGCACGCCCCGGTGCCGCTCCCGGAGGCCGACACCGTCGAGTTCGGCCCACACCTGCCGCCCCGGCGGCTGCAACCGCCCCCGGCCCCGTAA
- a CDS encoding glycine betaine ABC transporter substrate-binding protein, which produces MKISSLNRLPLLLTAVAGLLVAPGCKQENKAPAAGDTEAPAPAKKPVVRLVYVNWAEGVAMTHLVQAILEDRMGYEVKTTMADVAPVFASLANGDADAFLDGWLPVTHQSYMERFQGKVVDLGTNYEDARIGLVVPADLDITSIEQLNGKAKDLNQSIVGIDSGAGIMTTTEKAIAEYKLDLKLVPSSGPAMTAELKDAIAKKRPVVVTGWKPHWKFARWDLKFLDDPKGVYGAKESIHTLTRVGLEKDLPDVATLLRNFKLDDQQLGSLMGAIAEAEDAPEKATREWVKKNQALVDGWIPKS; this is translated from the coding sequence GTGAAGATTTCCTCTCTCAATCGTCTGCCCCTGCTGCTCACGGCCGTGGCGGGGCTGCTCGTCGCCCCCGGATGCAAGCAGGAGAACAAGGCGCCCGCCGCGGGTGACACCGAGGCGCCCGCCCCCGCGAAGAAGCCCGTGGTCCGGCTGGTGTACGTGAACTGGGCCGAAGGCGTGGCCATGACACATCTGGTCCAGGCCATCCTGGAGGACCGCATGGGCTACGAGGTGAAGACCACCATGGCGGACGTCGCCCCGGTGTTCGCCTCGCTCGCCAACGGCGACGCGGATGCCTTCCTGGATGGATGGCTGCCCGTCACCCACCAGAGCTACATGGAGCGCTTCCAGGGCAAGGTGGTGGACCTGGGCACCAACTACGAGGACGCCCGGATTGGCCTGGTCGTCCCGGCGGACCTGGACATCACCAGCATCGAGCAGCTCAACGGCAAGGCGAAGGACCTGAACCAGTCCATCGTGGGCATCGACTCCGGTGCGGGCATCATGACGACGACGGAGAAGGCCATCGCGGAGTACAAGCTGGACCTGAAGCTGGTGCCCTCCAGCGGCCCGGCGATGACCGCGGAACTCAAGGACGCCATCGCCAAGAAGCGCCCCGTGGTGGTCACCGGTTGGAAGCCGCACTGGAAGTTCGCGCGCTGGGACCTGAAGTTCCTGGATGACCCGAAGGGCGTCTATGGCGCCAAGGAGTCCATCCACACGCTCACCCGCGTGGGCCTGGAGAAGGACCTGCCCGACGTCGCGACGCTGCTGCGCAACTTCAAGCTGGATGACCAGCAGCTCGGCAGCCTGATGGGCGCCATCGCCGAGGCCGAGGACGCGCCGGAGAAGGCCACCCGGGAGTGGGTGAAGAAGAACCAGGCGCTCGTGGATGGCTGGATTCCCAAGTCCTGA
- a CDS encoding DUF4419 domain-containing protein: MPHRVTFAVDAVKPAVLPLEEVGLTEALSGRLDAKVLGASHREARFVRPEATHPLLSAVHLAFSGHRPLVLSPDILWITIAQGLALHITRNAEALRFDLVRHQGRKQLVVTRDASQTDLASDDFWPGVVDDFSGMIQGHSPALHDLMVCDFSTTGPVERVVSQIVLMDAMREYFDYVVMCICGIPTITLEGSPEDWRKLRDKVGQLPRYGMETWARHLLPLCDQFIRASEGREDRKFWQSIYKLHHAYGSDTFNGWIGKLFPFLRNQLTGEYDFPNPMLEAQALGKPDATEKGETLSSDRLPTGLSRVSLLLAVATDSGMVKARMALTAGFMGTLQSAETLALRPVPGWVVHEDLGLDAMLRRIKDEHRMADALSEARHSKWRDLWGECGIPADISQFYAACDGASLFGQGDAAVYRIRASGALEFHDGTRWNKTRLADPQSSGYPHGWTRFCDVGEHGFLAYRFNSQQHGKLPLYWVESAQSRTGVCVAASLTEFLHKALNSQGRVYFQEPGFTPGEVEELWF; encoded by the coding sequence ATGCCCCATCGCGTGACGTTCGCCGTCGATGCCGTGAAGCCCGCCGTCCTGCCCTTGGAAGAGGTCGGACTCACCGAAGCCCTGAGTGGGCGGTTGGACGCCAAGGTGCTCGGGGCCTCCCATCGCGAGGCGCGGTTCGTTCGTCCCGAGGCGACCCATCCACTGCTCTCCGCGGTGCATCTCGCCTTCAGCGGGCACCGCCCATTGGTGCTGTCTCCGGACATCCTCTGGATCACCATCGCCCAGGGGCTGGCCCTGCACATCACCCGCAACGCGGAGGCGCTGCGATTCGATCTGGTACGTCACCAGGGGCGCAAGCAGTTGGTGGTGACACGCGACGCGTCCCAGACGGACCTCGCATCGGATGATTTCTGGCCCGGCGTCGTGGACGACTTCTCCGGGATGATTCAAGGGCACTCGCCCGCACTGCACGACCTGATGGTGTGCGATTTCTCCACGACGGGGCCGGTGGAGCGCGTGGTCAGTCAAATCGTGCTGATGGATGCGATGCGGGAGTACTTCGACTACGTGGTGATGTGCATCTGCGGCATTCCCACCATCACGCTCGAGGGCTCACCGGAGGACTGGCGCAAGCTGCGGGACAAGGTCGGACAGCTTCCTCGGTACGGCATGGAAACCTGGGCCCGGCACCTGCTGCCGCTGTGTGACCAGTTCATCCGAGCTTCCGAGGGACGGGAGGATCGCAAATTCTGGCAATCCATCTACAAGCTGCACCACGCCTATGGCAGCGATACCTTCAATGGCTGGATTGGCAAGCTGTTCCCCTTCCTTCGCAATCAATTGACGGGCGAATATGACTTTCCCAATCCGATGCTGGAGGCCCAGGCGCTGGGCAAGCCCGACGCCACGGAGAAGGGCGAAACCCTGTCCAGTGACAGATTGCCCACCGGGCTGTCCCGGGTGTCGCTCCTGCTCGCAGTGGCCACCGATTCAGGGATGGTGAAGGCACGGATGGCCCTGACGGCGGGCTTCATGGGGACGCTCCAGTCCGCGGAGACGCTGGCGCTGCGGCCGGTGCCAGGCTGGGTGGTCCACGAGGACCTGGGGCTGGATGCGATGCTCCGGCGCATCAAGGATGAGCACCGCATGGCCGATGCCCTCTCGGAGGCACGTCACAGCAAGTGGCGCGACCTGTGGGGGGAATGTGGAATCCCGGCGGACATCAGCCAGTTCTACGCCGCATGCGACGGCGCGTCGCTCTTCGGCCAGGGGGATGCGGCCGTGTACCGCATCCGGGCGTCGGGGGCGCTGGAGTTCCACGACGGGACGCGCTGGAACAAGACCCGTCTGGCAGATCCGCAATCCAGCGGCTACCCGCACGGCTGGACGCGCTTCTGTGACGTGGGCGAACACGGCTTCCTGGCCTACCGTTTCAACTCACAGCAGCATGGGAAGCTCCCGCTCTACTGGGTGGAAAGCGCTCAGTCGCGGACCGGCGTGTGCGTCGCCGCCTCGCTGACGGAGTTCCTTCACAAGGCGCTCAATTCACAGGGGCGCGTCTACTTCCAGGAGCCGGGCTTCACGCCGGGAGAGGTCGAGGAGTTGTGGTTCTGA
- a CDS encoding serine/threonine-protein kinase — protein MSRSSLVGTVLGQKYRLRQRIGVGGMGTVYEAEQLDVGRTVAVKVLRQHLLGEPAVHARFRREAQATAGVKHPNIVEVMDFHDAPDEPPFLVMELLKGQTLKSLLKKEGPLPVERAAAIAHQVANALVVAHQAGVVHRDIKPDNIFLVDTGTEALHVKLLDFGVARLMHEDDATALGTESGAWVGTPSYMAPEQIRCRPVDGRADIYSLGACLYQMVTGQRPIDVADNVALLSAVMHQVPAPLNGVRTDVPDGFSQVVARTLEKDPATRYADSHELAQALEHWIHAASVAAPSAPQPEVASAAPLEPANTAPVPSTPVAAEHVATPHTSSGPQPVLVAAEHVPPPRTRSRLQTLLMVASALAVGLAATGGLVLTASGMTPTEELAHLRVIELPRLTENGAVAPAPRGYADGWVAESIEGRLPALDSCYARNGEDVACRQDTYAVVYSPEGIVLGARMHPPQLIPLAQCINKALRGLSLGKPREAIDGAATVTLRRE, from the coding sequence ATGAGTCGCTCATCCTTGGTTGGAACAGTGCTGGGGCAGAAGTATCGACTGCGCCAGCGGATTGGCGTGGGGGGGATGGGCACCGTCTACGAGGCGGAGCAACTGGACGTAGGCCGAACCGTGGCCGTCAAGGTGCTCCGGCAGCACCTCCTCGGTGAGCCGGCCGTGCACGCACGCTTCCGCCGCGAGGCCCAGGCCACCGCGGGCGTGAAGCATCCGAACATCGTCGAGGTGATGGACTTTCACGACGCACCCGATGAACCGCCGTTCCTGGTGATGGAGTTGCTGAAGGGCCAGACGCTGAAGTCGCTGCTGAAGAAGGAAGGCCCCCTGCCCGTGGAACGCGCGGCGGCCATTGCCCATCAGGTGGCGAACGCGCTGGTGGTGGCGCATCAAGCCGGCGTCGTCCACCGCGACATCAAGCCCGACAACATCTTCCTGGTCGACACGGGGACCGAAGCCCTCCACGTGAAGCTGCTGGACTTCGGCGTCGCGCGGCTCATGCACGAAGACGACGCCACCGCGCTGGGCACGGAGTCTGGCGCATGGGTCGGCACGCCGTCGTACATGGCCCCGGAGCAGATCCGCTGCCGCCCTGTCGACGGACGCGCGGACATCTACTCGCTGGGCGCCTGCCTGTACCAGATGGTGACGGGACAGCGGCCCATCGATGTGGCGGACAACGTGGCCCTGCTCTCCGCCGTCATGCACCAGGTGCCCGCTCCGCTCAACGGCGTGCGCACGGACGTGCCGGACGGTTTCTCCCAGGTGGTGGCGCGCACGCTGGAGAAGGACCCGGCCACGCGCTACGCGGACTCCCACGAGCTGGCCCAGGCGCTCGAGCACTGGATTCACGCCGCCTCCGTGGCGGCCCCTTCGGCCCCTCAGCCTGAAGTCGCAAGCGCCGCGCCCCTGGAGCCCGCGAACACAGCACCGGTACCCTCAACGCCTGTCGCGGCGGAACACGTCGCCACACCGCACACGAGCTCCGGCCCGCAGCCCGTCCTCGTTGCGGCGGAACACGTCCCCCCGCCGCGCACGCGCTCCCGCCTGCAGACCCTCCTCATGGTCGCCAGCGCGCTGGCGGTGGGCCTCGCCGCAACGGGAGGGCTCGTCTTGACGGCCTCTGGGATGACGCCCACGGAGGAGCTCGCCCACCTCCGAGTCATCGAGCTGCCCCGCCTGACGGAGAACGGCGCCGTCGCGCCCGCGCCCCGCGGGTACGCGGACGGCTGGGTCGCCGAGTCCATTGAAGGGCGCCTGCCCGCGCTCGACAGTTGCTACGCGCGGAACGGCGAGGACGTCGCATGCCGTCAGGATACCTACGCCGTGGTCTACTCCCCCGAGGGCATCGTCCTCGGAGCACGCATGCACCCGCCCCAGCTCATCCCGCTCGCCCAGTGCATCAACAAGGCGCTCCGGGGGCTCTCCCTGGGCAAGCCACGCGAAGCCATCGACGGCGCCGCCACGGTCACGCTCAGGCGGGAGTAA